From the genome of Papaver somniferum cultivar HN1 chromosome 2, ASM357369v1, whole genome shotgun sequence, one region includes:
- the LOC113351201 gene encoding protein trichome birefringence-like 2, producing the protein MKLKPSEQLCSMLEIPSHHRSKRKAPLMLFCFGFNILVARILVLTTVFFISPSSISPSLSVNSFHFKFLFPAHWPIYNSSSAVTTSIATSSTRIMKNSTKNKLAGTNYIENGFQSPSAVSDDLPNVGDEVVTNETSSGSMDSNCDMFDGQLVRAKDQKQYYSPGSCPYVDRQSFACYENGRPDDQYLQWKWQWPSTQKNAAGCNNVPSIFGNAIPDKTRISKPSGKTEFKSRGDFSLTFEDYNCTVVFVWSAFLVYETHSKRRRNQGVLEGPATLRLDLIDEVESSVYRDAAVVVFDSFHWWVEGKTNNGGGRWNTGGKCNLETEPIMSNTTFIPMSPPHAKILEDTLRKMKTPVLYLNVSELTYYRADGHPSVYAKNYTVQERIVALDHQDCSHWCLPGVPDTWNELLYLSLLKAGKGSFSR; encoded by the exons ATGAAGCTTAAGCCTTCAGAGCAGTTATGCAGCATGTTGGAGATACCATCTCATCACCGTTCTAAGCGAAAAGCACCATTGATGCTGTTTTgttttggtttcaatatcctTGTAGCTAGAATCCTTGTTCTTACAACTGTTTTCTTCATCTCACCGTCATCTATTTCCCCATCACTCTCAGTTAATTCGTTCCATTTCAAATTTCTTTTTCCTGCACATTGGCCTATTTATAATTCAAGTAGCGCCGTTACTACTAGTATTGCGACTTCTTCTACAAGGATAATGAAAAACTCCACCAAAAACAAGCTAGCAGGAACAAATTATATCGAAAATGGTTTTCAAAGTCCGAGTGCTGTTTCGGATGATCTTCCTAATGTTGGGGATGAAGTTGTTACTAATGAAACTTCTTCTGGTTCTATGGATAGCAATTGTGATATGTTCGATGGTCAATTGGTAAGGGCCAAGGACCAAAAACAATACTATTCTCCTGGTTCTTGTCCATATGTCGATAGACAATCTTTCGCTTGCTACGAAAATGGAAGACCTGATGATCAGTACCTCCAGTGGAAATGGCAATGGCCATCAACGCAAAAAAATGCGGCAGGGTGTAACAATGTGCCAAG CATATTTGGGAATGCCATACCGGATAAAACCAGAATTTCTAAGCCATCCGGCAAAACCGAATTCAAGTCAAGAGGAGATTTTTCGTTAACATTTGAG GACTATAACTGTACGGTAGTATTTGTATGGTCTGCATTCCTTGTTTATGAAACCCATTCCAAGCGTCGTAGGAACCAAGGTGTATTAGAAGGGCCAGCGACTCTAAGACTGGATTTGATTGACGAGGTTGAATCATCAGTTTATCGTGATGCCGCTGTTGTAGTATTCGATTCATTTCATTGGTGGGTCGAGGGGAAAACTAATAATGG AGGAGGGAGATGGAACACAGGAGGAAAATGCAACCTAGAAACGGAACCAATCATGAGCAATACGACATTCATACCTATGTCACCTCCACATGCGAAAATACTAGAAGACACTCTTCGGAAAATGAAGACTCCTGTTTTGTATCTGAATGTTAGTGAACTTACTTATTACCGAGCGGATGGACACCCTTCAGTGTATGCAAAAAATTATACTGTCCAAGAGAGAATTGTAGCCTTGGATCACCAGGACTGCAGTCATTGGTGCTTACCAGGTGTGCCTGATACATGGAATGAGTTGTTGTACCTATCTCTCTTGAAAGCTGGTAAAGGTTCATTTAGTCGttga